A genomic segment from Polyangium mundeleinium encodes:
- a CDS encoding serine/threonine-protein kinase has product MNRGEVVAGRFVIEHRAGAGGMGAVYRAHDRTTSLPVALKVIHQPASDATRRFDIEARALAELSHPHVVRYVTHGLSEAGFPYLVMEWLEGEDLAARLARGPLTLEESLLLARRVAAGLGAAHARGIVHRDVKPTNLMLVGRTIEGVKLVDFGLAQFGNTSRKLTRSGVLLGTPGYMAPEQASGDGTPIDARADVFSLGAVLYECLTGRAPFQAENLMALFAKLLLEEAPRLAEARPDLPPRLDALMARLLAKKAASRPANGPALEAELAAIEALGTEETGEVPTIADEPAAMGLTDVEARFVSILALHRDPVSGALDAQASTQRSQADVVAAVRHEVAPLGARVDKLRNGALVVTLLGAGEPTDRAARAARAALRLRAILPDAAIALATGRAEASARLPVGEVVDRVAALLERETPALQDGQRGPGGEVLGIRIDDVTRALLDARFDVTSLPDGHRLVVERTSGEAARTLLGRPSPFVGRDRELRMVRDLVDAAIEEERPSAVLLVGAAGAGKSRLLAELVTRIRQDRPDVLVARGHGDLLGQGSPYSLLGSTLLGALSGAPHEGRARLAAFVGKYVSASDAARVTELVAELIGLPLPDEASPRLRAARQSPALMKDHVRGAVVDLLAAMTRKHPVVVALEDVQWGDAVSLRLLDAAMRELGHRPFLLLAAARPEALTMFPRLFGDRAHEVRLAELPRKASARLTRHALGEETPAELIDALVERAAGNPFYLEELVRAVAEGRGGVLPETVLGMIEARLGALDPPARRVLRAASIFGESFFHGGIPALLGDDAPDDDALAAVLASLVEREILVARRDSRLAGEEALAFRHMLLREGAYAMLTDRDRALGHRLAGDWLEAHGEWDPKILAEHFDRGGDGARAIPHYERAAQHALGAGDDEAALALAQRGLALGAAGDRAAALRAIQTDAWAWNGDWAQAFASAEATLALATPGTTSHLRALGSAITSPLLANQPEARAAFVRDLARVTPERAAIPAFAWAYSVAIMPYLLGAQRELAETHLARLEEVTTPFLDHEPSAAGWVKMTRAFWLRYVPRDFAAALALDREALAHFEAASDRRYGPYVQMHVGLDWSYLGAFEQAEAALTRAMQGAEPGSMMALASRTYLGRVLVLRGRPADAIEPCTAVYQEAEARGERAVALNAALLLAEAALAAGFLAAARSRALALEPLVQNLPFARAALAGILAGLALAEGRPAEALALAEPALTESARRGMYHFGHDHLVLARVDALRALGRAEEARAAVLEARSDLFARATRIPDPLLRQTFLERIPTHVTLLVRAEEWLSHPPAAPASTLVS; this is encoded by the coding sequence ATGAACCGCGGCGAGGTCGTCGCCGGACGCTTCGTGATCGAGCACCGCGCCGGCGCAGGCGGCATGGGCGCCGTCTACCGCGCGCACGACCGCACGACGAGCCTGCCCGTCGCGCTCAAGGTCATCCACCAGCCCGCCTCGGACGCGACACGACGCTTCGACATCGAGGCCCGCGCGCTCGCCGAGCTCTCGCATCCGCACGTCGTCCGTTACGTGACGCACGGGCTCTCCGAGGCAGGGTTTCCCTACCTCGTGATGGAGTGGCTGGAAGGCGAGGACCTCGCCGCGCGGCTCGCGCGGGGGCCGCTCACGCTGGAGGAGAGCCTGCTCCTCGCGCGCCGCGTGGCCGCGGGGCTCGGCGCGGCGCACGCGCGGGGCATCGTGCATCGCGACGTCAAGCCGACGAACCTCATGCTCGTCGGCCGCACGATCGAGGGCGTGAAGCTCGTGGATTTTGGCCTCGCGCAGTTCGGGAACACGTCGCGCAAGCTCACGCGGTCGGGCGTGCTCCTGGGCACGCCGGGGTACATGGCCCCCGAGCAGGCGAGCGGCGACGGCACGCCGATCGACGCGCGCGCGGACGTCTTCTCGCTCGGCGCCGTGCTCTACGAGTGCCTCACGGGCCGCGCGCCCTTCCAGGCCGAGAACCTCATGGCCCTCTTCGCCAAGCTCCTGCTCGAAGAGGCCCCGCGCCTCGCCGAAGCACGGCCCGACCTCCCCCCACGGCTCGACGCGCTGATGGCGCGCCTGCTCGCGAAAAAAGCCGCGTCACGCCCGGCGAACGGCCCCGCCCTCGAAGCCGAGCTCGCCGCGATCGAGGCGCTCGGCACCGAGGAGACGGGCGAGGTCCCCACGATCGCGGACGAACCCGCAGCGATGGGCCTGACCGACGTGGAGGCGCGGTTCGTCTCGATCCTGGCCCTCCACCGCGACCCCGTGAGCGGCGCGCTCGACGCGCAAGCCTCCACGCAGCGCTCGCAGGCTGACGTCGTGGCGGCGGTGCGGCACGAGGTCGCCCCGCTCGGCGCGCGTGTCGACAAGCTGCGCAACGGCGCGCTCGTGGTCACGTTGCTCGGCGCCGGAGAGCCCACGGATCGCGCCGCGCGCGCGGCCCGCGCGGCCTTGCGGCTGCGCGCGATCCTCCCCGACGCGGCCATCGCGCTCGCGACGGGCCGCGCGGAGGCCTCTGCGCGCTTGCCCGTCGGCGAGGTCGTCGATCGTGTCGCGGCCCTGCTCGAACGGGAAACGCCCGCGCTCCAAGATGGGCAGAGGGGCCCGGGGGGTGAGGTCCTCGGCATCCGCATCGACGACGTCACCCGCGCCCTGCTCGACGCGCGCTTCGACGTCACGAGCTTGCCGGATGGCCACCGCCTCGTCGTGGAGCGCACCTCCGGCGAGGCCGCGCGCACGCTGCTCGGCAGGCCGAGTCCGTTCGTCGGCCGCGACCGCGAGCTTCGTATGGTGCGTGATCTCGTCGACGCGGCGATCGAGGAAGAGCGCCCCTCGGCCGTGCTCCTCGTCGGCGCGGCGGGCGCCGGCAAATCGCGCCTGCTCGCGGAGCTCGTCACGCGCATCCGACAAGATCGCCCGGACGTCCTCGTGGCCCGCGGGCACGGCGATCTGCTCGGCCAGGGGTCTCCCTATTCGCTGCTCGGCTCCACGCTCCTCGGCGCGCTCTCGGGTGCGCCCCACGAGGGCCGCGCGCGGCTCGCCGCGTTCGTCGGCAAATACGTCTCCGCCTCGGATGCCGCGCGTGTCACCGAGCTCGTCGCCGAGCTCATCGGCCTCCCCTTGCCCGACGAGGCGAGCCCGCGCCTGCGCGCCGCGCGGCAGAGCCCGGCGCTCATGAAGGATCACGTGCGCGGGGCCGTCGTGGATCTGCTCGCGGCGATGACACGCAAACATCCCGTCGTCGTCGCGCTCGAGGATGTGCAATGGGGCGACGCCGTCTCCTTGCGCCTGCTCGACGCGGCCATGCGCGAGCTTGGCCATCGCCCCTTCCTGCTCCTCGCCGCCGCGCGCCCCGAGGCCCTCACGATGTTCCCGCGCCTCTTCGGGGATCGAGCGCACGAGGTGCGGCTCGCGGAGCTGCCGCGCAAGGCGAGCGCTCGCCTCACGCGCCACGCCCTCGGCGAGGAGACGCCCGCGGAGCTGATCGACGCGCTCGTCGAGCGCGCCGCGGGCAATCCCTTTTATCTGGAAGAGCTCGTGCGGGCCGTGGCCGAGGGGCGCGGCGGCGTCTTGCCCGAGACCGTGCTCGGCATGATCGAGGCGCGGCTCGGCGCGCTCGATCCACCGGCGCGGCGTGTCCTTCGGGCGGCGAGCATCTTCGGCGAATCCTTCTTTCATGGCGGCATTCCGGCCCTGCTCGGCGACGACGCGCCGGACGACGACGCGCTCGCGGCCGTGCTCGCCTCGCTCGTCGAACGCGAGATCCTCGTCGCGCGGCGGGACAGCCGCCTCGCCGGCGAGGAGGCGCTCGCCTTCCGGCACATGCTCCTGCGCGAGGGCGCGTATGCGATGCTCACCGATCGTGATCGCGCCCTCGGCCACAGGCTCGCCGGCGATTGGCTCGAGGCCCACGGCGAATGGGACCCGAAGATCCTCGCCGAGCATTTCGATCGCGGCGGCGACGGGGCGCGGGCGATTCCCCATTACGAGCGCGCCGCGCAGCATGCGCTCGGGGCGGGCGACGACGAAGCCGCGCTCGCCCTCGCCCAGCGTGGCCTCGCCCTCGGCGCCGCGGGGGACCGGGCGGCCGCGCTCCGGGCGATCCAGACCGACGCCTGGGCCTGGAACGGCGATTGGGCGCAAGCCTTCGCCTCGGCCGAGGCCACGCTCGCCCTGGCCACGCCGGGCACGACGAGCCATCTGCGCGCGCTCGGCAGCGCGATCACGAGCCCCCTGCTCGCGAACCAACCCGAGGCCCGCGCCGCGTTCGTCCGCGACCTCGCCCGCGTGACCCCCGAGCGCGCCGCGATCCCCGCGTTCGCCTGGGCCTACAGCGTGGCGATCATGCCCTACCTGCTCGGGGCCCAGCGCGAGCTCGCCGAGACGCACCTCGCGCGCCTCGAAGAGGTCACGACCCCCTTCCTCGACCACGAGCCCTCCGCGGCGGGTTGGGTGAAAATGACCCGCGCCTTCTGGCTGCGCTACGTCCCGCGCGACTTCGCAGCCGCGCTCGCCCTCGATCGCGAGGCCCTCGCCCATTTCGAGGCCGCGAGCGATCGGCGGTATGGCCCCTATGTGCAGATGCACGTCGGCCTCGATTGGTCTTACCTCGGCGCCTTCGAGCAGGCCGAGGCCGCCCTCACGCGCGCCATGCAAGGCGCCGAGCCGGGCAGCATGATGGCGCTCGCGTCGCGCACGTACCTCGGCCGCGTGCTCGTGCTCCGGGGCCGCCCGGCCGACGCGATCGAGCCCTGCACGGCCGTGTACCAGGAGGCCGAGGCGCGCGGCGAACGCGCTGTCGCCCTCAACGCCGCGCTCCTGCTCGCGGAGGCGGCGCTCGCCGCGGGCTTCCTCGCGGCGGCTCGGTCCCGCGCGCTCGCCCTGGAACCGCTCGTGCAAAACCTACCCTTCGCGCGCGCGGCGCTCGCGGGCATCCTGGCCGGCCTCGCGCTCGCCGAGGGCCGCCCGGCCGAGGCCCTCGCGCTCGCCGAGCCAGCGCTCACCGAGAGCGCGCGGCGCGGCATGTACCACTTTGGTCACGATCACCTCGTCCTCGCGCGCGTGGATGCCCTCCGCGCCCTCGGCCGGGCCGAGGAGGCGCGCGCGGCCGTGCTCGAAGCGCGCTCCGATCTTTTCGCGCGGGCGACCCGAATCCCGGATCCGCTCCTTCGCCAAACCTTCCTCGAACGAATTCCGACCCACGTGACCCTCCTCGTTCGCGCCGAGGAATGGCTTTCGCATCCCCCCGCTGCGCCCGCTTCGACGCTGGTGTCCTGA
- a CDS encoding NAD(P)H-dependent glycerol-3-phosphate dehydrogenase, with amino-acid sequence MAVITVLGAGMMGSAFCVPLVDRGHDVRLVGTHLDATIIESLRARGLHPTLKLDLPASIRPFFAAELEEAVRGADILAFGVSSAGIRWATETIATHARPGLPLVMITKGLELDGEAGRLMVLPDVVRCGLPEEVRASVSPAAVAGPCIAGELARRVPTSVVVTGRDGEALDRLASALRGPYYHVFPCADVIGAEVCAALKNAYAMGVALGAGLHEKNGGAPGSVAMHNWESAVFAQAIREMMRVITMLGGDAMTATGLPGVGDLDVTMNGGRTGRFGRLLGLGIGAREAVARMEGATLECLEILDVMRRALPAYEARGELGPGELPLLRKLIAIALEDAPVEMPFDSFFGV; translated from the coding sequence ATGGCCGTCATCACCGTCCTCGGCGCCGGCATGATGGGCAGCGCGTTTTGCGTGCCGCTCGTCGATCGCGGGCACGACGTGCGCCTCGTCGGCACGCATCTCGACGCCACGATCATCGAGAGCCTGCGTGCACGTGGGCTTCACCCGACGCTGAAGCTCGATCTGCCCGCTTCCATCCGGCCGTTCTTCGCGGCCGAGCTCGAAGAAGCCGTCCGCGGCGCGGACATCCTCGCGTTCGGCGTGAGCTCGGCGGGCATTCGCTGGGCCACGGAGACGATCGCGACCCACGCGCGGCCCGGCTTGCCGCTCGTGATGATCACGAAGGGGCTCGAGCTCGACGGCGAGGCCGGCCGGCTGATGGTGCTTCCCGACGTGGTTCGGTGCGGTTTGCCCGAGGAGGTGCGGGCGAGCGTGTCGCCGGCGGCCGTCGCGGGGCCGTGCATCGCGGGGGAGCTCGCGCGGCGCGTGCCGACGTCCGTCGTGGTGACGGGGAGGGACGGCGAGGCGCTCGACAGGCTCGCGAGCGCGCTCCGCGGCCCTTATTATCACGTTTTTCCGTGCGCTGACGTGATCGGCGCCGAGGTCTGCGCGGCGCTCAAGAATGCGTACGCGATGGGCGTCGCGCTCGGCGCGGGCCTGCACGAGAAGAACGGCGGCGCGCCCGGGAGCGTGGCGATGCACAACTGGGAGAGCGCCGTGTTCGCGCAGGCCATTCGCGAGATGATGCGGGTCATCACGATGCTCGGCGGTGATGCGATGACGGCCACGGGGCTCCCCGGCGTGGGGGATCTCGACGTCACGATGAATGGCGGCCGCACGGGTCGGTTTGGTCGGCTGCTCGGGCTCGGGATCGGCGCGCGCGAGGCCGTCGCGCGGATGGAAGGCGCCACGCTCGAATGCCTGGAGATCCTCGACGTCATGCGCCGGGCCTTGCCCGCGTACGAGGCCCGGGGTGAGCTCGGCCCGGGAGAATTGCCGCTCCTGCGAAAGCTGATTGCCATCGCGCTCGAGGACGCGCCGGTGGAGATGCCGTTCGATTCGTTTTTCGGGGTCTGA
- a CDS encoding SUMF1/EgtB/PvdO family nonheme iron enzyme, with product MTLPLESFWKEKLDTTYQRTDLLFSLLPREALLERPIGLRHPFLFYLGHLPAFAWNQIGRGVLGAGHLDEAFDVLFERGIDPKDETSARRTALSKWPSVSAVLAYRDEARRAVRARIGEALGRADDPLCANARILHLVVEHELMHQETLLYMFAECRAGLIPRPARMAPPASGEGRAAERIRIPAGDAVVGAAWDEIPFGWDNEFGRTHVSVGAFSLDSLPVRNLDWLVFLRASGDPPSLLPRSWIPRGARLFVKTVFGPVPFDVAKGWPVQVSGEQARAYCAHHGGRLPTEAELCRAAYTAPDGARRPYPWGDAAPAPCHGNFDFARFSPSPTGAHPAGANAWGVEELVGNGWEWTSTPFSPLPGFVPYARTYPGYSADFFDAEHDVVFGASWATDKTLLRPSFRNWYRRTYPYAFTSFRVAWDE from the coding sequence GTGACCCTGCCCCTCGAATCGTTCTGGAAAGAAAAACTCGACACGACCTACCAGCGCACGGACCTCCTGTTCAGCCTGCTCCCTCGGGAGGCCCTGCTCGAACGGCCGATCGGCCTGCGCCACCCCTTCCTGTTCTACCTCGGCCACCTCCCGGCGTTCGCCTGGAACCAGATAGGCCGGGGCGTGCTCGGGGCGGGGCACCTCGACGAGGCCTTCGACGTCCTCTTCGAACGGGGCATCGATCCCAAGGACGAGACGAGCGCGCGCCGGACGGCCCTTTCGAAGTGGCCCTCCGTCTCCGCCGTGCTCGCCTATCGCGACGAGGCGCGCCGCGCCGTCCGCGCGCGGATCGGCGAGGCCCTCGGCCGCGCGGACGACCCGCTCTGCGCGAACGCGCGCATCCTGCACCTCGTCGTCGAGCACGAGCTCATGCACCAGGAGACGCTGCTCTACATGTTCGCGGAGTGCCGCGCAGGCCTGATCCCGCGCCCTGCGCGCATGGCTCCGCCCGCATCCGGCGAAGGCCGCGCCGCCGAGCGCATCCGCATCCCTGCGGGCGACGCCGTCGTCGGGGCCGCCTGGGACGAGATCCCGTTCGGCTGGGACAACGAGTTTGGCAGGACCCACGTCTCCGTCGGCGCCTTCTCCCTGGATTCTCTGCCCGTGCGCAACCTCGATTGGCTCGTGTTCCTCCGAGCGAGCGGCGATCCCCCGTCGCTCCTGCCCCGCTCATGGATTCCTAGAGGCGCTCGCCTGTTCGTCAAGACGGTGTTCGGCCCCGTGCCCTTCGACGTCGCGAAAGGGTGGCCCGTGCAGGTCTCGGGCGAGCAGGCGCGGGCCTATTGCGCGCACCACGGCGGCCGGCTGCCCACGGAGGCCGAGCTCTGCCGCGCCGCCTACACGGCCCCGGACGGCGCTCGCAGACCCTATCCCTGGGGCGACGCCGCGCCTGCGCCCTGCCACGGCAATTTCGATTTCGCCCGGTTTTCCCCCTCGCCCACGGGCGCGCATCCGGCTGGGGCGAATGCGTGGGGCGTGGAAGAGCTCGTCGGCAATGGCTGGGAATGGACGAGCACGCCTTTCTCACCCCTGCCCGGGTTCGTCCCGTACGCCCGGACGTACCCCGGCTACTCCGCGGATTTCTTCGACGCCGAGCATGACGTCGTGTTCGGTGCCTCGTGGGCCACCGACAAGACACTGCTCCGCCCGAGCTTCCGCAACTGGTACCGACGGACGTATCCGTACGCGTTCACGAGTTTTCGTGTCGCGTGGGACGAGTGA
- a CDS encoding xylulokinase: MQAGDDALFLGIDCSTTACKAIAWDREGRAVAEGRAPIPLSNPAPDAWEQDARTWWEALALATREVAHALGDRGARRIRAITITHQRETFVLTDERGEPLHPALVWMDARCRAEVAVLAAKVGEARLHEISGKFPCTTPSLYKLLHLRNRIAPHLASRPVRMLDVHAFLAHRLTGRLVTSVASADPTGLVDMAARGFSAEILEWAGLSASEVPALAEPGERIGEVSGEVAADLGIEAGIPVFAGAGDGQAAALGAGVVGPGVMYLNLGTAIVSGVIAREYRTDRAFRTMMAATPGAFLYETDLKGGTFTLTWLARLLGGDAEASSSTLAALERDAEGLPPGADGLVLVPYFHGVMNPYWDDAATGLLLGFSGGQGPAHLYRAILEGIALEQRLHTDGVERASGPIKELRVMGGGSRSALWCQILADVLDKPIVRAGTSEATSLGAGILAAAGAGAFAGIEEAAAAMTSRGEVFVPGERRGVYERLYREVYVGLYPALSGAMGRLAQIRESARSLTRPTRHENS, translated from the coding sequence ATGCAGGCGGGGGACGACGCGCTTTTCCTGGGGATCGATTGCAGCACGACGGCGTGCAAGGCCATCGCGTGGGACCGGGAGGGCCGCGCCGTCGCGGAGGGCCGCGCGCCGATCCCGCTCTCGAACCCGGCGCCGGACGCGTGGGAGCAAGATGCGCGGACCTGGTGGGAGGCCCTCGCCCTCGCGACACGCGAGGTGGCTCATGCGCTCGGGGACCGGGGCGCGCGGCGGATCCGGGCGATCACGATCACGCACCAGCGGGAGACGTTCGTCCTGACAGACGAGCGCGGCGAGCCGTTGCATCCCGCGCTCGTGTGGATGGACGCGCGCTGCCGGGCGGAGGTCGCGGTGCTCGCGGCGAAGGTGGGGGAGGCGCGCCTGCACGAGATTTCGGGCAAGTTCCCCTGCACGACACCCTCGCTCTACAAGTTGCTCCACCTGCGCAACCGGATCGCGCCGCACCTCGCCTCGCGTCCCGTGCGGATGCTCGATGTGCACGCCTTTCTCGCCCACCGGCTCACGGGCCGGCTGGTCACGTCCGTGGCGAGCGCGGATCCCACGGGCCTCGTGGACATGGCGGCGCGGGGTTTTTCCGCGGAGATCCTTGAATGGGCAGGTTTGTCCGCGTCGGAGGTCCCCGCGCTCGCCGAGCCGGGCGAGCGGATCGGCGAGGTGAGCGGTGAGGTGGCCGCGGACCTGGGGATCGAGGCGGGGATCCCGGTGTTTGCAGGCGCAGGGGATGGGCAGGCCGCGGCGCTCGGCGCGGGCGTCGTGGGGCCGGGCGTGATGTATCTGAACCTCGGCACGGCCATCGTGTCGGGGGTCATTGCGCGGGAGTACCGCACGGATCGGGCCTTCCGGACGATGATGGCGGCGACGCCGGGCGCGTTCCTGTACGAGACCGATCTGAAAGGCGGGACGTTCACGCTCACCTGGCTCGCGCGTTTGCTCGGCGGGGACGCGGAGGCGTCGTCGTCGACGCTGGCCGCGCTCGAACGGGACGCGGAGGGCCTTCCGCCGGGCGCGGACGGGCTCGTGCTCGTGCCGTACTTCCACGGCGTCATGAATCCCTACTGGGACGACGCGGCGACGGGCCTCCTGCTCGGGTTCTCCGGCGGGCAGGGGCCGGCGCATCTGTACCGGGCGATTCTTGAAGGCATCGCGCTCGAACAGCGATTGCACACGGACGGCGTGGAGCGGGCGTCGGGGCCGATCAAGGAGCTCCGCGTGATGGGCGGCGGCTCGCGCAGCGCGCTCTGGTGCCAGATCCTGGCGGATGTCCTCGACAAACCCATCGTGCGGGCGGGGACGAGCGAAGCGACGTCGCTCGGCGCGGGGATCCTGGCAGCGGCAGGGGCGGGGGCGTTTGCGGGAATCGAGGAGGCGGCCGCGGCGATGACGTCGCGCGGCGAGGTGTTCGTCCCCGGGGAGCGGCGAGGGGTGTACGAGCGGCTTTACCGCGAGGTGTACGTGGGGCTGTATCCGGCGCTTTCGGGCGCGATGGGGCGATTGGCGCAGATCCGGGAGAGCGCGCGGTCGCTCACTCGTCCCACGCGACACGAAAACTCGTGA
- the egtD gene encoding L-histidine N(alpha)-methyltransferase has protein sequence MDGSPVRKDAPEDLAPRSSTRLIDEGAALRASLLQELPEIPARYLYDDTGSELFERITGLSVYYQTRTEISILERAAADIVAHARPHHLVELGSGAGRKIRILLDALRADGPSVTCTMLDINELFLLQSIDRLSADYPAFVFRGVVGNFMTDLGRLGPAGGRLVVFFAGTVGNLHPDERRSFLGDLAQRMNDADALLVGVDLVKDPARLEAAYDDPEGVTAAFNLNVLSVLNRRFAGNFDPSAFRHRAFYDQKNAWIEMRLVATRKNAVRLDGLDLRLAFDKGAEIRTELSCKFTRASLEASAGEAGLTTDRWYTDPADLFALALVRRRRS, from the coding sequence ATGGACGGATCGCCTGTCAGAAAGGACGCGCCCGAAGACCTCGCGCCCCGCTCCTCCACGCGCCTCATCGACGAGGGCGCGGCGCTCCGCGCGAGCCTGCTCCAGGAGCTCCCGGAAATCCCGGCGCGTTACCTTTACGACGACACCGGGAGCGAGCTCTTCGAGCGCATCACCGGGCTCTCCGTGTATTACCAGACCCGCACGGAGATCTCGATCCTGGAGCGCGCCGCCGCGGATATCGTCGCGCACGCGCGTCCACACCACCTCGTCGAGCTCGGCAGCGGCGCGGGCCGGAAAATCCGGATCTTGCTCGATGCCCTGCGGGCGGACGGTCCTTCCGTCACCTGCACCATGCTCGACATCAACGAGCTCTTCTTGCTCCAGTCGATCGATCGCCTCTCCGCCGATTACCCGGCGTTCGTGTTCCGCGGCGTCGTCGGCAATTTCATGACCGATCTCGGTCGCCTCGGCCCCGCGGGCGGGCGCCTCGTCGTGTTTTTCGCCGGCACCGTGGGCAACCTGCACCCGGACGAGCGCCGCTCGTTCCTCGGCGACCTCGCGCAGCGCATGAATGACGCGGACGCGCTGCTCGTCGGCGTGGATCTCGTCAAGGATCCGGCCCGGCTCGAAGCCGCGTACGACGACCCCGAGGGCGTCACGGCGGCCTTCAACCTGAACGTGCTCTCCGTCCTCAACCGGCGGTTCGCGGGGAATTTTGATCCGTCGGCCTTCCGGCACCGGGCTTTCTACGACCAGAAGAACGCCTGGATCGAAATGCGCCTCGTCGCGACGCGCAAGAACGCGGTCCGCCTCGACGGGCTCGACCTCCGGCTCGCCTTCGACAAGGGCGCCGAGATCCGCACCGAGCTCTCCTGCAAGTTCACGCGCGCCTCGCTCGAGGCTTCCGCCGGCGAGGCCGGCCTCACGACCGACCGCTGGTACACCGACCCGGCCGACCTCTTCGCCCTCGCCCTCGTCCGGAGGCGTCGTTCGTGA